The window aaataaatatataatggaaatttTCAGGAATGTTCTGTGCCATGCTTTACGACAATAGCATGAGCTCAACCGGAAAACCGAAAAAGAATGACCTTTGAAGAGGAATTGGCACAGCAGTTGAAAGGATTTGCCAAAACGGCAGGCATTCTGAGTGCTTCGTCTGCATGACGTGGCAAGGAAGAGCCAAATCTAGCACTTAATCCAACCGCACTTTCAGCTTCTACACCATTTACCCAGTTCTTCACCTTAACCTAAAGCACCAGAAATCAGCACCCCTCGCATCCATAAAGAAGCAAAATCTTACATCACAACAGCAGGGATTCTAAAACATCCCATAAATGAATAAGTAAAATAAGAGGAGAGAAACCTTGCTTTCCTTGGTATTAAGAATAATTTTGAAACATTGATAATGATGGGGGGAGGGGGGGAAGCCGGGTCTTAAAGTCATGTGTCATGAATCAAATAGAGAAGCATGAAATGAACAAAAATGATGCAAAGGGCTTACAGGAACAAATATAACAATTGCAATAAAATTCCTGCACAAACGAATGGCACCTGATACACAGACAAGCCCAAAGAGCAAGGTTTTCAAATAATGGCAGACAGACAAACTTTCCAAGAGGATACAGGTTGATACGATCCCAGATCAACCCAGTATCAGAGCCCATATTGAGTGATGCAGGCCGAGTATCAGACCCATATCACGTTCAAAGAGGCCTGATAGGAATGTGATACCATGACCGATTTTCAAAACCTTGCCAAAGAGTCAACGTTGCACTTTGCAAAAGGCTATGCAACCCGATATACAATGCACCTGTTTGGGTTTTGAAAGGTCGTGATCTGGGAATGTGTGACGTATTCAGCATCAGGCAATCAGCTATTCAGCCTATGCTAAAGTATCAATTCCAGAACACCCTTAAAGTCGCTAAATTGTGAGCTTGCACTTCCACTCCCAATAAGACGACGAACAATCTAAAAGACCAATGCCACTTGACAAAGTGGGCAAGCTGCAGAGCAGCTTGTTGTGGCTGCTCTGTCGATGCTGTATATTGATCACAAGGGTAGGATCAATCTGATCAGGATGACTATCGGGTCCATCAAAATCCACAGCTGGGCCACCCCATCCAACAGTCGCAGCACATCAACACCGCCCAGGCCATCCAGCGCAAAGATCTCCATTCAGGGAGTGAGATTACAGCCTCCACACTAGATTATTCGCTGGAATCTAAACCACGAACGGCAAAATTCAAAGTGGGACATAGAGAATCGCTGAATTAAGGGGAAGACGATGAGGGTTATGTTCTTCCTATATTGCTAGAATCCATGCTAGACTAATAGTAGAGAGTGTCATACAAGCTGGAATTTGTTGTTGCACGCAGGCGATTTCGGGGCGGATTCGTTGTCATGGGAGACTTCATCGGCGAAGGAGAGATTCAGGaacaagatgaagaagaaaatgatgagaTGAAGACATGCGAAGGAGCTGCTTCTCCCCATTTCCTACCAACCTGCAGAAacaaaccctaaaatctctctctctctctcgttttagATGGAAAAGAATCTCGATTGCCTGAGATTGAGAATAACCGAAGAAGCGGTCGGCACGCACACAACTAAGAAGAGGTGAAGTAGAAGAGGTAGTTAAGTATGATACTCTGGCGGCGTATGACACTTGGTACACAGGCATTCAGAAATCGTACAACGTGGCATACCTTAACAAACATTAGACCGACTGAATAGTGGAAGACACTGCAGCTTAGTCACAGTCCCAAATTCAGAcgggttgaacaatcctaacctctgattcatgggcgTTAGTTCAAATATGGCCATTGGTTAATTTTCATTATTAACCGTTGAATGAAGTCCACCAACCTGATAGTCAGCAAATCAATCAAGCGTAATTTTAGGTTCATGGTAACCCTAACCAGGAACCACGGACAGTTTAGTTTGACTGCATAAATGCCACGTAAGCAATTTctaggtgcctgtgtatcatctatcacacccgCCCCAGTATCTGAGTATATTCAGATAGAAAAGAAGATTGGTAGGGGGTCGGTAATGTTTCACCGcttaatgtttccttcaacaCGAAGGTCTGTCGGAGCCAGTACATCTGTCGGTCCCACCGTGGTGTCCcatggcatccaatccgtccatcagtttttccggaTCAAATTAATGTGTGCTGAAAAATGTTCATTTCTATAAAGTATACCACAAGGCTACTTTGATTTTTACTTTTGTTGGGGTTGGGGAAAAAAATGATAATGATGAAATTAAAGAGCCGGATGCTTGGGGAATCCTGTGGGGCAAACTGTGATGTacatgccttaaatccacaccgtccatacattttaacagctcatttttttttgacatgatcccaaaaatgacgcagatccaaacAGTCGTTAttgaatccccaccgttaaaattttcattGGGGTTATTGAATCCccaacatgatcccaaaaatgaagcagatcaccattaaaaactttggagGGGTTATTGAATTCCCACagctaaaaacttcataggggccaccagaatgtttatttgccacccaacctgttgataaggtcacaaagacctggatgaatagaccattaaaaatccATGAATTTGTAGTTTAGTAGTTTGATTCCCAAACTGTGGACCTCGAACATTGTCCAATCGAATCCATGCAAATTCATGGCCTTGAAGCATTCTCATGTCCCAGATACCACACAGGGCCTTTTGGCTTGAAGCAAAAGCAAAAGCAATCCGAATTCCAACAGGGGCTGACCACAACAGGCAGGCCATGGCCCATTGCCCTATTGCAGGGAAGGACCATAATTCCCTCTTCCGGGGAAGGACCATAATTCGACCACAATTCTATGATGACTGTTACTGATCGATGACATGTGCAGGGGTTCTGTTGTCAGCTCGGACATCCCAGCCGGAAACTTGGCTAACAAAAGCTAGGAATTTGGCAGTATAGATTATGACATGAACAAAACCAAGCAGAGAGTTCAAGCCAAAATGCAGAATCATTTCAAACAATATTTTGTTGGTCTCAACTCCATATCCAAAATATAAATCAAAACTGCttcaaattaaaatccaaataGATTAATGTTtaacaaaagggaaaaaaatgacAAAATCGAAGAAAATATATTTCAAAACGAGCCAGCCCTTGCTCAACAGGGCATGGGAATCAACGGTTTGCTTTGGCAACTCGCTCaatctcatccttcttcttgatcGCATAGCTGTCAACAAACAACACCAAATGCTGCTTTTAATTCCCAATGTTCAAATAATGCAAACAAACAACTccaaaaactaaaacaaaaaagCAAAAAGATAACATCAAACCCTAAGACACTTTGGTCTGTTAGGATAAGAAAGTTTTCATGATTGCAATTATTTGTTATTGGAAATTGCATCTTtaaatgtcatgaaatttcatgatattgatatttggtgcaaccaaatgcatccCTAGTAATTTGCTGTTTTGCAATTTAGAATAAATTGATCATTCAGCCACCCTACCATAAATAACGATTTCATATAATTTTGATTGTTATGTATGTTCAGACTGCTTAACTAAAAATTGCAATCAGGCTATCTGAACCGCTTGTTTATTAGGGAACCAGGATGGACGAAATGTATCCCAAAATCACATATATTGGCCACAATTCTAACAAGAAAATATCCCCATAAATCAACACCATCAGCACATGTTGCACCAATTTGCCCCACATTGGTTGACCCAACATCCAAATAGCCTAATCAGCAGGTCGCTACCTCCGGCAATTggggggcccacaatttggaaggTTTAATGTGGGTTTCAGATATCCCACCTGTACAATTTTTGAGGTCATGGGCCCAGGGTGTCCCTCTAGCGAGGGTATAGACTAACCAGCTTGACTCTCAAACTAGAGGCTATGCaaattagaattttgaaaatctgtttttgACAAAAATGATTTTGTTGGTGCCCAAACAATCCTTAAGATTAGTACGTTGGACTGAAAGAAATGGCATTTACTGTTCAACCCAGCAGGgtacaggtggaccccacctttttgTACCTAGGCTGCTGATCTGATGTCCCCATCCTAGGATGGGCTATGCCAGATGATCGTAGCTCCAACAAAAAAATCAGAGAATTACACCAATACCCCCCATTTAGCATTGTCAAGTGGACAGTTACAATCATCTAATTGATCATGGTCATCCATAACCATGCGTCTGAATCACCAAAAGGCCgttgccacatgtacaaaatTTATCGGGTTGATCAAATGCATTACCCAACACTATATTTCTTTCATTCAGAAAGATTAATATGAAAAGAGATCAAAAACAAAAATGACAAAATTCAAGTGGGATACCTGTTGGAAGAACCCTTAGCTGCGTTGATGAGCTCATCTGCGAGGCACTCAGCGATTGTCTTGATGTTTCTGAAAGCACTCTCGCGAGCGCCAGTCGTGAGGAGATATATTGCCTGGTTAACTCTTCTCAATGGAGAGATATCAACCGCCTGACGTCTCACAACACCAGCCGAACCAATCCGAGTAGCATCTTCCCTCGGCCCACTAATAGAGAGAGCCAAATAGAAAGTTAAGAAGTGATATTTGTGAAAAAATTAGGAATTATAAATAGCTTAAAGTTTGGGCAGGCCACCTGTTGATGACAGCATCTACGATTACTTGGATTGGGTTTTGATCAGTAAGAAGATGAATGATCTCCATCG is drawn from Magnolia sinica isolate HGM2019 chromosome 5, MsV1, whole genome shotgun sequence and contains these coding sequences:
- the LOC131246792 gene encoding small ribosomal subunit protein uS7-like, encoding MAVAPAAAGALPEVKLFNRWSFDDVEVSDISLADYIAVNPEKHATFVPHTAGRYSVKRFRKAQCPIIERLTNSLMMHGRNNGKKLMAVRIIKHAMEIIHLLTDQNPIQVIVDAVINSGPREDATRIGSAGVVRRQAVDISPLRRVNQAIYLLTTGARESAFRNIKTIAECLADELINAAKGSSNSYAIKKKDEIERVAKANR